A region of the Esox lucius isolate fEsoLuc1 chromosome 10, fEsoLuc1.pri, whole genome shotgun sequence genome:
TACACTTGAAACTGGTCCCTGACCAGTCTTTAATTGCATGAAAGCACCACCTTAGTGTGGTGCATTACAACAGCCCACATGTCCTTATGCTTGTTAACTCAAGTCAGTCAAATTCTCttgatgcattctgggatttaaTGCTATAGATTGGCTCAACAGCACCAATATcccaatgtatgtttttataagCTGTGTCATCAAAAacacttgctttcaaacttggaatttaatGACTGACTACAGGTGATTGTACAGACATTACACATCTAGTCCAAAATGTGAGAATGAAGCCACAAACTGtatcattaaaagaaaaaaactaacatttatCTTCATGGgtcaaattattttaacaatttaTTCTGATGACTAGTCAGATATACAAAGTACTCAAAAACAAGCCATTAATCACACGACATCCATTTTATACCAATGCCATCCTTGCGGTTTATTGTGCTGAATGGGTCATAAGGCTCTGAAACATCAAGAGGAAAAGCAATATATACAAACATTAGCTGAGTCATAGTTCCAAGTGAGTTACATTGCCTTACATTTTAGAAAGAGAATACAAAAAACAGGTAAGAAAACCCATTATGCCAGCAGAACATATAAAGTGCATCAGGTATAACTTGATAAAAGTGAGTGAAAGCTATGATGAGGCTACTTTTAGGAAAAAGCCACGTGGAAAAATCCGCTATGACTTTAAACTGGCAGCCCAGTTTTACTTTGACAAAAATCTAATTAGTGCCTTTTAAATCTCAGCAAGTGTGTCAAAGTCAGAATAACTCATTAGCCAGAACAGCTGTTGCTACAGACATCCTCTGAAGGCGGCATTGTGCTTCAGTCACATCTTCAAAGAGAAATTAAATAATAGATTTATATAGTCACAATCTAATTTCAAAGCAAGCCATATTCAGAATAGAAAAGTTCTAATCATCTACTACCGCTGTATAGCAGTATATTCTTGCATAATCTTCAATTCAACCATCCTTTATAACCAGAGGTCATCTCCAGTCAAACTAGGTTCATctccacaaaacatttttcaatgtaaaatcAAGTAGGTGTCAACGATGTGCCAGCGACATTACGTCACGTAACGACAAGCATCAATACTTGGTGGTTTAAAGGTCAGAAGGAACAATGCAATGGGATTGCCGGCTGTGGACTACGCGAGCCTGGGGGTTGCTGGTGCGCATGAGTCGGATAACATTTTCGATTGAAGGAAAACGAATAAGGATCAAAGTAACCTGGGCTAAGACTCCCAAGTGTGTTAATGAAGCGTCCTTCATACCGCTGCTGAAAAACCTCTCCTGTGCTTCCCAAAACCCACAGAGATAAAGTCTGTCAACTGCATCGTTGAGGCATGCGATACCGAGGGCATTTAAATGAAGCCATGTCCAATGACATTGAGCTTCTAGGTCCTAGACTGCCTTTACCGTCTAGGGCTGCTAATACTGAGGATATCTATTCTAATGCTAAGCTACATCAACCTATTGATAGACATTAAATATAGGAAGCAAATAATTGCATTGCTTTCAATATGATTAAACTATATACAGTAGGTCTTAGTAGCCAATATCCTGTGCTGTAGTATCTTTCACTGAAGACAGATGTCTCTGGTTTCGTTTCAAGCACCTTTTTATCACTTCTCCTGTAAGAATGGCGAGAAGTGATCTCAGAGACGGACAAACGTCTTGATTCTATGGCCATCTGAAATCTTCGGTATATAAAGTCACGCAGAAGGGCAAGGAGGCTACAGTGACACACGGAACTGTTCTACGGGTGGTCCAGGTACTGTTTAGGTTCAACTTcagcaatttgttttttttcttagaaACAGCTCACAGTAGCAACGTTCCTACGAAGGTTGTAAAAGTTCATGCTTTTGGGAAAACCGGACCCAAATGTGTAAGAACTCTATAAATAACCTTCAAAATCACTCTTGGAGATAAAACAGGTCTGATTTAAAGCTACGAAGGGGGGAGAAAACAGGAAAACAGGAAAGGACTATGTTGAGACCTATATATGGAATGTTTCCCATAACTATCTTAACTGCTACACTCAGCACACAGAAAGATCTAGAAGTCTCAAATAATCAGTTGCTAGTCAGTGACGGGGTTGTTGAAGGCTGAAGATGCAGGACTCGTCTTCACCCCTCTTTGGGCTGGGGGGACTTCTGTTGTGGCGGCTGGGCAGGCTGAGGCTGTTGGTCCTTGGTGGGGGCGTAGTATAACTCCAGGGGCTTTCTGACCTTCCAATACTTCTCGTTCACCAGCTCCAGCGTCAGGGAGCCGTTCAGAGTCTGACACAGTGGCAGAccggacaggcagacaggatgAAAGAAACAGGAGAGGAACGGTTACACGATTACTATGTGCATGTAAACACGGTCATTGAAAATGGCTCCCACCCTGACAACACAGGCCTGGTGAGCGTGTGTACTCACAGAGAACTGTCCCCCTGACGTGGTGATGTAGATGGTGTACTGTTTCTCGCTGACGTTCTTCAGGCTGGGTCCCTCTCCTGCCGCCTCCTCTCCTTTGGCCCCCGCCTCGCCTCCATCCTTCCCCTTCTCAACTGCGTCTGGCTgggtgtctctctgcctctcctccaGGGCGATGCGCAGAGCCAGGTACTTAGACAGGTGGTCCACTGTGGCGTTGGCTGTGGTCTTCACATACCTGAACCACGCATGAGAAAAACAGGACAACAAAAACAGGAACCTTTCAGAATACATTCAGACTTGACATTTCCATCATTTAAAGCCATAACTGAACACCTTACAGCTGCATGGAATTTTGTCTGGAAATATTGAAGAACGTCGGGAAACCAAGGATATGTGAGGGggtgacaaaaaaattaaataaaaaaagactggaCCAAGGTTGGGAAAATCTGAAATTTAAGCAAAAACTATGGAACCTCtggattaacacacacacatacacacacccactcctACCTGGTCTGACTGTAGTCCTGCGTGTTGACCAGCAGGGGGTGTGGGCGGAACACAAGCTCTATCTCCGAGCCGGGTCCTTCTTTGTGGCGCCTGAGAGGGGGCGTGGGACTGCCTCTGTCCGCCTCCGGGCCCGACTCGTCCGACACCCTGGGCCGCTTGGGGTTCCGGCTGGGCCCCGCCTCGGACGGCGTGTGGCTTGGCGGGAGGGGCGCGTGGGAGGGCGCCGAGTCGTGCGAGAGGTGCGAGCGTGCGTCCCCGTTTTCCTCGCCGCCGCTGAATGTGGTGTTGTCGCTCTCTTGCGCCGGTTTGCGCACCCGCTGGGCTCTGAGGGGTCAAAGGTGAGCAGAGAGCGAGGGGCAATGTTACACTCCCAACCCTTCATCTAAAGCAGGGgagggcaatatttttcactggggggccagattacttttttaaccaacatgcctaaaaaacacacaacatacctaactctgttaacttgtatattatatttatgcatatttattttccatgcaacaccattttcataattgaacttaatttactttaacaacgtatttgtatttttttttctgttaacaactgttattatggcaggcaaaggcctaaaaaaatcccttttctGGGTTATTACTCaaaagaaatgttgcaacacatatttgccttaaaacttaactttcaactcaacagagtaagctacattacataagatatagtgtataacagttataatagttattaggacAGACATAAGTCAAttaaatcacttctgaagatttccactcaaagcaaatgttgctATAATTGCcatcatctaacttcatacagtacattttttgtactacgtgcttttaacgacagtttccagcagcccagacccaagaaatctacttttagggctactcactcaatatgaacaggagagcctcgtatgggcgttgacaagtgaggtgaagtcagtagtcatttctgttgaagcagtgtgcggttctgatgaagcagtgtgcggttctgatGAAGAAGTGTGCGGTACTACTGCAAAATGTTCATTAGTGAGGCTGCATCTacgcttggacttgttgaattgtagcatcgggtCACAGTTTatgtatttcgctgcatgcttgctctggaagtgcctctgcaaattgtactcttgtacgttagcttaacatattaagcaagttgctttacctgcgacatgcaatataaatattttcctgtcaatagttttttaaataccctgctttcgttatcagcttttcttaggctcatttccagagatcacTAGCCATCAGttgcgtatagtacgtacaaatgataacttccgcgcgtggattgtggtgctggtccctacgtatcatagcaacgcaaataccttgtttcaacttaaaggtattttaaacagacagtatgatactgctgtacttattactgggagtgccatgggacttttaatttgaaaataaatatgccacagtaaataaagtaacgtaatctgcgggcctcgtcaggtattttttattattttgaaggttttggatgtatcgcgggccggatagaatgactcaacgggccggatccagcccgggggccttatcttgcccaggtctggtcAAAAGGGACTGCCCCTGACCTGTTGGTCGTTCCGTCGTCCACACAGTAGGTCTGACAGACTTCCTGGTTCCGGGAATCTTCCAGTTGGGATGTCTGACAAAcatcagacccccccccccactccccactCGTCTCCTACCATACCTGTGCAGCGCCTGCATGCGGAGTCCCTCCTCGATGCTGGAGCTGAGGGCCTGCTTGTTGTGCAGCTGGCTGAGTCTCTCCAGCACCCGGTCCTGGTGGGCCTCGTATTCGTCCCGGCTCGGGTAGATCTTGGAGATGAGGGCGTCGAAGTTGGAGTCGCGGCGCAGCGAGCGCCTGGACACCAGCTTCTTTCGGCACGTCGGGCACTCCTTGTTACTGAGGAGAGGAACGAGGGTGTGCTCATACCGTTGGTACGGACCGTTTCCACAGAAACACTATTTTTAGTATGGAGGTTTTCCTCTGAGTTTTCCCCAGAGCACACTCCAGTAGAAAAATGGTTACACTcctgggtgggggtgtgtgtgtgtgtgtgtgtgtctcacccaGATCGGAGAGCCGTGACGATGCAGTCGGAGCAGAAGCGGTGCAGGCACTCCTTGGTTGTCATGGTGTTCTTCAGCATGTCCAGACAGATGGGGCACATAAGCTCACTGTGGAGGCTCCTGGGGGACACTGCGATCTCTGTGCTGTCGATGATCGCCTCCTATAGGCAGAAAGGGGAATGTGTCAGTAAGTCAACAGAAATTCAGATACGTCTAAGGCAGGGCTATCCAACTCTGGTTCGGGAGGAACCCAAAAACTTCAGTCTTTCATTCTCCATTTTTAATAAGGGACtgttttagacctgggacactaAGCGACTGCAATTAACTACTAGGTAAAAGCAAAAATGAAGTGTTTCGGTACTCCAGTATTTAATAGCAGTGGCCTAAGAGATACTGTGAGGCTGTTTTTCTACTTAACCTACTCCTGAGACTTATGGACTCATGGATCCAATATTGATGTCCATGCATATAAAACTTCAGTGAATTGAAAATCATTTAAGTGAGCTTAATACACTTGCTGGAAGTCACACTTGTATAAAGTCTCCAGGTGCAGTAGCCATCTCCACATAAAACCAGATAAAAATCATCTGTGAGTTCATGACTCTTTAAACTGATTATGCATGGCACCATTTAAATACACCAATACATCCACTGTTACATGCTCTAAAAGGACTGAAATTATGTTTGGCAAACAATGCAGTTATAACCTTTCACTGGGATGCATGACTTGGAATTTCTATGTGGAATGTTACTGCCTTTACCTGTGGGCTCCTGTGCAGCTCATATAAGCTCAGCTCCCAGGTTTTACTGGGGTTTTGGATGTTGACTGGAGTTgccattttctgtttttaagaCACCTAcctataaaaacacattgttgaACAAGAAtattacacaaaatacattcagtTCAGGTAATTAGGCATTCATAGACTGGTGAGATTGGTGTGAATGTCAGATTTCAATCAAGCAAGCAAACGGATAGAGTAAAATATCAAAACCGAGGGgataaaatagtaaaataaaaaacagttggTCTGAGAGACTAACATATTTAAGTGCCTCTCAAATATCTGACAATATCTGAATTCTAAGAGCAAATGCCCAAAAATTCCACAGCTCTTTAATTGTAATTggctattgttttgtttttttggcaatCCAGTCAAGCAC
Encoded here:
- the LOC105005653 gene encoding E3 ubiquitin-protein ligase RING2-A isoform X3; translation: MATPVNIQNPSKTWELSLYELHRSPQEAIIDSTEIAVSPRSLHSELMCPICLDMLKNTMTTKECLHRFCSDCIVTALRSGNKECPTCRKKLVSRRSLRRDSNFDALISKIYPSRDEYEAHQDRVLERLSQLHNKQALSSSIEEGLRMQALHRAQRVRKPAQESDNTTFSGGEENGDARSHLSHDSAPSHAPLPPSHTPSEAGPSRNPKRPRVSDESGPEADRGSPTPPLRRHKEGPGSEIELVFRPHPLLVNTQDYSQTRYVKTTANATVDHLSKYLALRIALEERQRDTQPDAVEKGKDGGEAGAKGEEAAGEGPSLKNVSEKQYTIYITTSGGQFSTLNGSLTLELVNEKYWKVRKPLELYYAPTKDQQPQPAQPPQQKSPQPKEG
- the LOC105005653 gene encoding E3 ubiquitin-protein ligase RING2-A isoform X2, with protein sequence MATPVNIQNPSKTWELSLYELHRSPQEAIIDSTEIAVSPRSLHSELMCPICLDMLKNTMTTKECLHRFCSDCIVTALRSGNKECPTCRKKLVSRRSLRRDSNFDALISKIYPSRDEYEAHQDRVLERLSQLHNKQALSSSIEEGLRMQALHRPLRAQRVRKPAQESDNTTFSGGEENGDARSHLSHDSAPSHAPLPPSHTPSEAGPSRNPKRPRVSDESGPEADRGSPTPPLRRHKEGPGSEIELVFRPHPLLVNTQDYSQTRYVKTTANATVDHLSKYLALRIALEERQRDTQPDAVEKGKDGGEAGAKGEEAAGEGPSLKNVSEKQYTIYITTSGGQFSTLNGSLTLELVNEKYWKVRKPLELYYAPTKDQQPQPAQPPQQKSPQPKEG